The following nucleotide sequence is from Synchiropus splendidus isolate RoL2022-P1 chromosome 1, RoL_Sspl_1.0, whole genome shotgun sequence.
ATGGCTGGCTCGAGGCCGTCATCTTCCTTATTGGTATCATTGTGGCTAACGTGCCTGAGGGTCTCCTGGCTACTGTCACTGTAAGTCCTTCCACTTCCCATCCCAACAGTTTTGAATCTGTCTCTTGTGACCTTTGTCGCTCTGTCTGCAGGTGTGTCTGACATTGACTGCCAAGCGTATGGCCAAGAAAAACTGCCTGGTGAAGAACCTGGAAGCTGTGGAGACTCTGGGCTCCACCTCTACCATCTGCTCGGACAAGACTGGCACTTTGACCCAGAACAGAATGACCGTGGCCCACATGTGGTTTGACAATCAGATCCATGAGGCAGACACCACTGAGAACCAAAGCGGAACCTCCTTCGACAGGAGCTCTGCCACCTGGGCTTCCTTGGCCAGAATTGCTGGACTCTGTAACCGAGCAGTCTTCCTTGCTGAGCAGAACAACGTTCCCATCCTGAAGGTACAAACTCATCAGTTAATTAGTTAATAAATTTGTGTTCATCCCTAAATGCTTTGCTTCACTTCCTCTAGACAAGAACAACAACAGAGTCTAAATAATTAACCTGTGGAAGAAGATATAATTAATATTAAAGTGGTTGTGGCGCAATCAATCCTTATCAAAGTATAACTCTTTAACAGTCTAACAGAAAATGGTGTGAGAACCACTGCCGTAATTGCGTCTAACTTAATCTTACTTTAAGGGGCATTTCAGGCAACAGTAAGAACAGTAAGAATCAGCTGCATGGTACTGCTAAAGTACCGCAAATATAGTAGCATAAAGTTTAGAATTTTACATTATAGAAATTCTTTGAATGAACAATGTTATCAAAGTTAAGTACAATTAACCCACAGAATATCAATTTTCTAATCATCACAAACaaagatgaaataaatggaCCTCACATATGGAAGAAGTGTACTTGATGTAACAGCAACAAAACTCTCAAGTAGTTGCAATTAATGTCCAATTCTGAACTCTGACCTTGTGTTTGCCAAAATATCACCTACTGAAGGTTATACAATGAACCGAGGTTTATCTACACCAACCCAAACTATTACCATCACCAGACCTAGCTTTAAATGCTTAACTGTTAGCTCATCCTAACTTATGAATGATGCACACAATGGCGCAACTAGAATGAACTCCTTTTACAAAAGAAATTAAGATTTAGTGATTCATCTAGGCTTTGCTTGGCATGTTTTGCTTAATTCGACCACCACGTAGTAACACAGCTATAGACACCTCCAACAACAAGTTTCTCAATGCAGGTTCGATTTACTTTGTGTGAGCCCCAACTGCTTTTACTAGATCAGATTTTTTAGTTTAAATGTTGTGGTTTGTGACCTGCCACTGATCTGAATCTTACAGAGAGATGTTGCTGGCGATGCATCTGAAGCTGCCTTGCTCAAGTGTATTGAGTTGTGCTGCGGCTCCGTCAAAGAAATGAGAGACAAGTACACAAAGGTTGCAGAAATTCCCTTCAACTCCACTAACAAGTACCAGGTACGACTACTGAAATCTCATCATACTCAAGCAGCCTTTGTTTTGAACTCCCAtttgttgggaaaaaaagatgcgCCACCTAATACACATTCTACACAATCAGCTTTCTATCCACCGCAACAACACTCCAGGGGAAACCAAACACCTGCTGGTGATGAAGGGAGCACCAGAAAGGATTCTGGACCGATGCTCCACCATCGTGATCCAGGGCAGAGAGCAACCACTGgatgatgaaatgaaagatgCCTTCCAGAATGCTTACGTGGAGTTGGGCGGCCTTGGAGAGAGAGTCCTGGGTATGATCAGAAACACTCCAAAACTCTTGTTGCTGTGGTTACAAAAGGTGTTGTTTATTTCAGGTTTCTGCCACTACAGTCTGTCTGACGACCAGTTCCCTGAAGGATTTGCTTTCGACACCGATGAGGTGAACTTCCCCACAGAGAACCTTTGCTTTGTCGGCCTTATGTCCATGATTGATCCTCCTCGTGCTGCTGTGCCCGATGCCGTTGGAAAATGCAGAAGTGCCGGAATCAAAGTGCGTAATTGTTCACAGTAACAACACAGCGGCAACACACAAATTAGTACCGTTGTTTTTACAAAGGATTGACAAAGTATTTCTGTTTTCCTGCCTGAAAAGGTTATAATGGTCACTGGAGATCATCCAATCACAGCCAAAGCCATTGCTAAGGGTGTTGGCATCATCTCTGAGGGCAACGAAACCGTTGAGGACATTGCTGCCCGCCTGAATGTTCCAGTCTCAGAAGTCAACCCAAGGTTCGAATCCTAACTTATTATACAATTCTGCAAGTCACTTCTTCATTAATAAAAGTGTCCAATGCAGGGGCTGGGGCCAAGTTGAATTTACAGCAACTGCAGCCTAAtcaatcaaaaatgtttttccttcCATTCAGTGCACAGACACAGATCGTCAGCATGTGCTCTTTGCCAACGGCCAATGCTGTAGCTAAGAGTTTTCACTATCCTGCTGCTGTGGGCAGATTCTTATTCACTCAACTTATTTTTGCCTCAGATATAGTCTAGAGTCATGCTGTCTACACCCTCAGTACGAATGGGCCAGTGTCAGAGGATGTTTAATGTTTTAACATCAATTGCGCTTTGAACTGCACTTTCAACTGAGTGCGAGCCCTCGACAAAGTTTCAAAACCTCTGAAACGTCATTGAGGTAACTTTTTTCATGGTTCTTTGCATTGAAAGCAAAGAGTGTGACGGACAAATTTGACATGTAtatattcatccattcattttgaaGGGGTGGGTTAAAATGATTGGGAAGTGTGCTTGCACTACTGTACGGTGTATTTATAataccatgttttgtttttgtgttagtGTTAGAGCGATTGATTGGCTGTTTCTAAAGTTTACTGTGCGCCTCCTAGTGGTCCAAAGGGAGaatttatcatttttgtttaaaaaaagaaatatattaaGGGGTCAAATGAGAACTTTTGATTCCTCAGTGGGAGCAAAAATAtatgtttcttcaaaaacagtATGTTAAAATGTTTCTAGAAAACATTCCAAACCTGTTTGTTATGGCTTAGACAGTAAGTTATTTGTTTTATGctgtttaaaattcaaattattGGTGCTGGTCTTCGACAGAGACGCCAAGGCTTGTGTGGTCCATGGTGGCGAGCTGAAAGACATGTCCACCGAGCAGCTGGACGACATTTTGAAACACCACACTGAGATTGTTTTTGCCAGAACTTCACCTCAGCAGAAGCTGATTATTGTGGAAGGTTGCCAGAGACAGGTCAGCAGAACTCTGGTCCAGAATCTCTATGTTTAAAAATAGTTCTCACACCAACGTGAACCTGTATCCTCCTGCAGGGTGCGATTGTGGCTGTGACAGGCGATGGTGTGAACgactctccagctctgaagAAGGCTGACATTGGTGTTGCCATGGGCATCGCTGGCTCTGACGTATCTAAACAGGCCGCTGACATGATTCTGCTGGACGACAACTTTGCCTCCATTGTCACCGGAGTAGAAGAAGGCCGACTGATCTTTGACAACTTGAAGAAGTCCATCGCTTACACATTGACCAGCAACATCCCTGAAATCTcacccttcctcctcttcatcatcgcCAACATCCCTCTGCCCCTGGGGACTGTTACCATCCTCTGTATTGACCTGGGAACCGACATGGTGAGAACCTAGATAAACAACAACCCGATAAGGGGATCTAGTCAAGATAAGTTAAGTGGGTGCACAGTAGGAGGAACAGGGCTGCTCACACATTGACTGACTTCAAACTAGCGAGTGACTTATCACACACTCTGATGCTGATTCACCAAGATTCAACAGATAGAAATATATAGAAGAAAgaagatagatagaaagatatcATCCACAGTTTCTCAGATGGCTAATAATAACAAGGCTTTCAATGGACCCTGGCAAATGATTATtttcaaagtgaaacgtggCCAACTACTGAAACATCCTTCTCAAAATTTATCATTGATGAGTGTGTTGAAACACAGTGGTGACATATTTGGAGAAAAGCTGAATAATTTTGCTTGATAATTGTTATTTTTGGGAGAACTTGgtaggatttaaaaaaaatgtattgttgaGTATGAGAAAGTTTGGATGGAATTCAGCAAGACAATGCATCTTTAGAACATCTCTGCTGGCGGAGAAATGGGTTACCATAATGTGAAGAAAATGCAGTAAATATAAAATGAGTAAATaagtgaatgtttttatttttggtagtGAAGAAAGATTTCTTTGATATAATGTGTGTACTGGCACATTTCTCCCTGATAGGAGGAATCACGGCCTTTAAGGGGGCCACATTCACAACGATAACCGATCTGTTTTAGTCCTGATTTGCGCTTGATGCTGCCCCCTCCTGACCAAGGATGATTGTCTGACAAGAGAATCCTTGCGTCTGGAGCGTGTTAAGAGTGAATTTGTCCTGCTTGTTGTGGTTCCACTTCGTTTTATTACACGTAATCTTGCAAGATTTATGTCCTGGGTCACGTGAGCGGCAATGGGACTATTGGTGCACCCCACATATATAATGATCAACGGCTGACTTTTTAtcttcatctgtgtgtctgacagttaaaaaaaatacttaagaTTCTGAAAATCCTTGTGTGTGGCCCCTTTTAGAAAATGCAATTTCTCTAAGAACATGTACAAAGGAATCTGTGATTTGTTGTAATTCCTCGTTAACTGGTCCATGTGCTGTACGTTTACCACTTCATTGAATGCCTTCTTAATACACTTCTTCATCAGGTACCTGCTATCTCTCTGGCTTATGAAGCAGCTGAGAGCGACATCATGAAAAGACAGCCCCGAAACCCCAAGACAGACAAGCTTGTGAATGAGAGGCTCATCAGCATCGCCTACGGGCAGATCGGTAACTGACCGGCTGTTTAGAAGCGTGGATCCATTGAGAGCCAAACATATTAACAAACCTTCTCCTCAGGTATGATGCAGGCTACGGCAGGTTTCTTCACATACTTTGTGATCCTGGCTGAGAATGGCTTCTTACCAAACGACCTGTTTGGAATCAGAGTTTTCTGGGATGACAAGTACATGAATGACCTGGAAGACAGCTATGGTCAGCAGTGGGTCAGTAAAGTGTTTATGAGTTGGAAAACAGTTGGAAACATCATTGAAGAACAATCCTGAACTCAACTGTCTTCCTTCTCCAGACATACGAGCGAAGAAAGATCGTAGAGTTCACCTGCCATACAGCCTTCTTCGTAAGCATCGTGATTGTGCAGTGGGCCGATCTGATCATCTGTAAGACTAGAAGGAACTCCATTCTGCAGCAGGGAATGAAGTACGTACCggggaaatgaatgaaaaaagaatgaGAGACTTTTGTATCAATGATTAAAGGGAATGAAGTGTGAATTGAAAAAACCTAATAGATATCAACAGGTAATAATAAGTCATAGAATAAGACATACGCAGACAACCACAATTAGAGTACCAACAAAAGAAAGATAATGAGGACTTAGAAAACTTAAGGCCTAACTGAGCCACAAAAGGGCTGCGGTGAGTGTGGGGTTGGAACAATTCCAACCAAGCCCACATCGGTGGACCAATcaagtgtcagctgaaacaggcAGCACCTCCCTGATCAACTGTCTTCAGACAAGAGATTGAAGAAATGGTGTTGTctttctttatttgtattttctttaagGACCATTTGAGACCCCTAGAATAAGATGAGGTTAATCATAATACCAAGCAGAGGTGGGAGTAAGTCACACGtgcaagtctcaagcaagtcgaGTCATTTTTTTGGGagggtcaagtcaagtcatagCCTGGCTTGCGAACGAGAGGCTCATCAGCATCGTCTACGGACAGGTCGGACAGTCAAGCCATTAAATTCAAACAATGTGCTTGGACCACAGATTGTACATACAGCGATTTGTTTTATGCTGTCTGACCCATAGTCTTTAAAGCCAAATTGAATGATGTGTGGAACGCTAGAGCCTCCTGCAGCTTCCATAGTTCAGTTCTCCTGTGGTTGCCAGACTGGAAGTGTGATGCTTGCCTCGCATGATCATACATACAGGTTGCCAGGTTGGCTATCATGCATATATAAACGGAAAAATGCCAATGCAGAATATGTTTCTAATAATTCCCATAATAACGAAGAAAGCAATGACTCGTCAAGTCACTGCATGCAAGTCCAAATCAAGTTTCAAGTCATGAATAGCAAATCAAAGTCATGTCCAGTCATTTACCAATGGTTGTCAAGCAAGTCACAGTCCCTGATCTAGATTGAATTCACTAGATTCGAGACCCCCATCACAGATTCCGGGTGTAAAAAGAAAGTCTCCACAGTCAGACAGTTTCAAATCAGAAGAGTTTGAAAATAGAATGTACTGTACATAACCGGAAggcaattcaaataaaaagaaagcacagagagagtgagagagagagagggaggagtaAAGAAGTGCACAAACTGCTTGCTTGATTGACTGATTATTCttgtttcactttttcatttaatCCACTTTAGAAATCGCATCCTGATATTTGGGCTGTTTGAGGAAACTGCTTTGGCTGCTTTCTTGTCCTACTGCCCTGGCATGGACGTGGCCCTCAGAATGTTCCCACTGAAGTGAGTCGctgaacatgtttcattttatacTTAACCAATGATGGAGACATACACTATGTATCAATTCTGATTTGGAGACCCATCTACTGAATGTGTATTCATATAGATAATGACAATGTTTATGTttagtaatataataatacaatgaaaatgctTTTGACCAAATATCTGGATATATTTACATAGAATtctcatgacaacaacaaaaacaaatagctTCAACTGAGGACAGGAATTCAGAGTCAAAAACAAGCATGTTGTTTTCTGTTGATCTATGTGTCAGTGGTGGTGCTGCAACACTGTTCGTTTAATAATGCTAGATCCTTCACCGCGCCATCATCTGTCTTTGTCTATATCTCCCATTAATTTACAATGATCCATCTGTGTTCTCTCAGGCCTTCCTGGTGGTTCTGTGCCTTCCCCTActccctcctcatcttcctctatGATGAAGCCAGGAGATATATTCTCAGACGCAACCCAGGCGGTAAGATTCAGTACTTTCTTGCAACCAGGCCTTCTGAATGTGGACAAAGCTTTAATATGATTGTTTCACTTCCATCCAAAAAAAAGAGTGTGATTATGACGGTTGTTCAACTTGTTGCCTCTTGCAGTAAACCAGAGCCagaagtgtgtgtttgatgtgtgaGTGTAAGGATGAATCACTGGTGTGTCGAGCTGTGCATATTTTTCTGTGTCAGTCCGTTATCGCTGTCTCCACACAGACCATTGAACCGTGACGGATGGCAAAGcccagtgggatttgaaccctcaACCCCCAGGCCATTGTTAATGTCTCGTTCCACCCACTAAGCCAAGAAAACATGCATGCAGGGCTGCCactgaatatataaatatgtgtgtgCTCCAGTTATTTGCATGCATGACTGGGCATTT
It contains:
- the LOC128752588 gene encoding sodium/potassium-transporting ATPase subunit alpha-1 isoform X1; translated protein: MPRLGERTLPVGLEEEVLQLRDLVLQLKADNERHLREQRGKDEYKLAATSDGGDKKSKKSKEKKDMDDLKKEVDLDDHKLTLDELHRKYGTDLTRGLSNSRAKEILARDGPNALTPPPTTPEWVKFCKQLFGGFSMLLWIGAILCFLAYGIQAASEDEPANDNLYLGVVLSAVVIITGCFSYYQEAKSSKIMDSFKNLVPQQALVIRDGEKNSINAEDVVVGDLVEVKGGDRIPADLRIISAHGCKVDNSSLTGESEPQTRTPDFSNDNPLETRNIAFFSTNCVEGTARGVVINTGDRTVMGRIATLASSLEGGKTPIAKEIEHFIHIITGVAVFLGVSFFILSLILGYGWLEAVIFLIGIIVANVPEGLLATVTVCLTLTAKRMAKKNCLVKNLEAVETLGSTSTICSDKTGTLTQNRMTVAHMWFDNQIHEADTTENQSGTSFDRSSATWASLARIAGLCNRAVFLAEQNNVPILKRDVAGDASEAALLKCIELCCGSVKEMRDKYTKVAEIPFNSTNKYQLSIHRNNTPGETKHLLVMKGAPERILDRCSTIVIQGREQPLDDEMKDAFQNAYVELGGLGERVLGFCHYSLSDDQFPEGFAFDTDEVNFPTENLCFVGLMSMIDPPRAAVPDAVGKCRSAGIKVIMVTGDHPITAKAIAKGVGIISEGNETVEDIAARLNVPVSEVNPRDAKACVVHGGELKDMSTEQLDDILKHHTEIVFARTSPQQKLIIVEGCQRQGAIVAVTGDGVNDSPALKKADIGVAMGIAGSDVSKQAADMILLDDNFASIVTGVEEGRLIFDNLKKSIAYTLTSNIPEISPFLLFIIANIPLPLGTVTILCIDLGTDMVPAISLAYEAAESDIMKRQPRNPKTDKLVNERLISIAYGQIGMMQATAGFFTYFVILAENGFLPNDLFGIRVFWDDKYMNDLEDSYGQQWTYERRKIVEFTCHTAFFVSIVIVQWADLIICKTRRNSILQQGMKNRILIFGLFEETALAAFLSYCPGMDVALRMFPLKPSWWFCAFPYSLLIFLYDEARRYILRRNPGGWVEQETYY
- the LOC128752588 gene encoding sodium/potassium-transporting ATPase subunit alpha-1 isoform X2, translating into MGLGRGKDEYKLAATSDGGDKKSKKSKEKKDMDDLKKEVDLDDHKLTLDELHRKYGTDLTRGLSNSRAKEILARDGPNALTPPPTTPEWVKFCKQLFGGFSMLLWIGAILCFLAYGIQAASEDEPANDNLYLGVVLSAVVIITGCFSYYQEAKSSKIMDSFKNLVPQQALVIRDGEKNSINAEDVVVGDLVEVKGGDRIPADLRIISAHGCKVDNSSLTGESEPQTRTPDFSNDNPLETRNIAFFSTNCVEGTARGVVINTGDRTVMGRIATLASSLEGGKTPIAKEIEHFIHIITGVAVFLGVSFFILSLILGYGWLEAVIFLIGIIVANVPEGLLATVTVCLTLTAKRMAKKNCLVKNLEAVETLGSTSTICSDKTGTLTQNRMTVAHMWFDNQIHEADTTENQSGTSFDRSSATWASLARIAGLCNRAVFLAEQNNVPILKRDVAGDASEAALLKCIELCCGSVKEMRDKYTKVAEIPFNSTNKYQLSIHRNNTPGETKHLLVMKGAPERILDRCSTIVIQGREQPLDDEMKDAFQNAYVELGGLGERVLGFCHYSLSDDQFPEGFAFDTDEVNFPTENLCFVGLMSMIDPPRAAVPDAVGKCRSAGIKVIMVTGDHPITAKAIAKGVGIISEGNETVEDIAARLNVPVSEVNPRDAKACVVHGGELKDMSTEQLDDILKHHTEIVFARTSPQQKLIIVEGCQRQGAIVAVTGDGVNDSPALKKADIGVAMGIAGSDVSKQAADMILLDDNFASIVTGVEEGRLIFDNLKKSIAYTLTSNIPEISPFLLFIIANIPLPLGTVTILCIDLGTDMVPAISLAYEAAESDIMKRQPRNPKTDKLVNERLISIAYGQIGMMQATAGFFTYFVILAENGFLPNDLFGIRVFWDDKYMNDLEDSYGQQWTYERRKIVEFTCHTAFFVSIVIVQWADLIICKTRRNSILQQGMKNRILIFGLFEETALAAFLSYCPGMDVALRMFPLKPSWWFCAFPYSLLIFLYDEARRYILRRNPGGWVEQETYY